The Pasteurella multocida genome contains a region encoding:
- a CDS encoding NADPH-dependent FMN reductase has product MKVALVLGSISQKSMTHKIAQFIVKQFPEDIQCDVVQIQDLPLYTQDLDSITVPVYERVREQLKTADAVLIVTPEHNRSVPASLKNLLDIGSRPSGQNVWAGKKVAVATASPGSYGGINSGLHTRQILQALGSNVLSAEVYLSQAHTALSEEGKVTNERTAGFLAKFAANFVTFIK; this is encoded by the coding sequence ATGAAAGTAGCATTAGTATTAGGCAGCATTAGTCAGAAATCAATGACACATAAGATCGCACAATTTATCGTGAAGCAATTCCCAGAAGATATACAATGTGATGTTGTACAAATTCAGGATCTACCTCTTTATACACAAGATCTTGACAGTATCACTGTCCCTGTTTATGAGCGTGTACGTGAACAATTAAAAACAGCAGATGCCGTATTAATCGTCACACCTGAACATAACCGTAGCGTACCTGCTTCTCTCAAAAACTTACTTGATATTGGCAGCAGACCATCTGGACAAAATGTATGGGCGGGTAAAAAAGTTGCTGTTGCAACTGCCTCTCCCGGCTCATACGGCGGTATCAACTCAGGCTTACATACACGTCAAATCCTTCAGGCACTAGGCAGTAATGTACTGAGTGCGGAAGTCTACTTAAGCCAAGCACATACTGCATTGAGTGAAGAGGGAAAAGTTACAAATGAACGTACAGCTGGATTCTTAGCTAAATTTGCCGCTAATTTTGTCACTTTCATAAAATAA
- a CDS encoding pirin family protein, whose translation MSIDKFTALTKDVGGIPVARLLPKSSKKTIGAWCFLDHAGPAEFSQESDGLQVGSHPHTNLQTFTWMLSGEVWHQDSLGFRQLIRPKQVNLMTAGTNNYGICHTEQTPENVKDLHAVQLWIALPMNQEIKPNFEHYPTLPEWSEDGINFILTTGSFAGHTAPTTQFSPLLGLDVQFTKKTSLTVKVEKGWEYGALVIGGTLSVNGEEYQQDELAVLTACDEHGTFTLEGEEGCHLMLLGGEPLPHPTVIWWNFVADKAETLTQAVEDWNNNHPRFGHINLEGTKLKRLIAPRVPEKLK comes from the coding sequence ATGAGCATTGATAAGTTTACAGCACTGACGAAAGATGTCGGTGGAATCCCAGTTGCTCGACTTTTACCTAAATCAAGCAAAAAAACAATTGGTGCATGGTGTTTTTTAGATCATGCTGGTCCTGCTGAATTTTCACAAGAATCAGATGGTTTACAAGTCGGCTCACATCCTCATACAAACCTACAAACGTTTACATGGATGCTCTCTGGTGAGGTATGGCATCAGGATAGTTTAGGCTTTCGTCAATTAATTCGCCCTAAACAAGTCAATTTAATGACGGCAGGAACAAACAATTATGGTATTTGCCATACGGAGCAAACACCTGAAAACGTCAAAGATTTGCACGCTGTGCAACTTTGGATTGCATTACCAATGAATCAAGAAATTAAGCCTAATTTTGAACATTATCCGACTCTACCAGAGTGGTCCGAAGATGGCATTAATTTTATCTTAACAACAGGTAGCTTTGCTGGTCATACGGCACCCACAACGCAATTTAGCCCATTATTAGGCTTAGATGTACAGTTTACTAAAAAGACTTCACTGACAGTAAAAGTAGAAAAAGGTTGGGAATATGGCGCGCTAGTGATTGGCGGTACGTTATCTGTTAATGGTGAAGAATACCAACAAGATGAACTTGCTGTATTAACTGCTTGTGATGAACATGGGACATTTACTTTAGAAGGAGAAGAAGGCTGTCATCTCATGTTATTAGGGGGAGAACCTCTGCCGCATCCCACTGTAATTTGGTGGAATTTTGTTGCGGATAAAGCAGAAACCTTAACACAAGCGGTAGAAGACTGGAATAACAACCATCCTCGATTTGGTCATATTAATCTTGAAGGCACAAAACTTAAACGATTAATTGCCCCTAGAGTACCTGAAAAATTAAAATAA
- the treC gene encoding alpha,alpha-phosphotrehalase: MSNKNWWQNGVIYQIYPKSFQDTTGSGTGDIQGIIKRLDYLKELGVDGLWITPMYVSPQIDNGYDIANYRDIDPSYGCMADFEQLIAQAHQRGIKIVMDMVFNHSSTFHRWFVEGEDPNSEYHDYYIWRESLTNWKSKFGGSAWKWSDKAQKYYLHLFAPEQADLNWENSKLREELFDICKFWAEKGIDGLRLDVVNLISKPEQFEDDPEGDGRRFYTDGPKIHQYLQLLNQRALTPYGLMTVGEMSSTTLENCQKYANLAGTELSMTFNFHHLKVDYPNGEKWTYAQPDYVQLKSIFNYWQQGMYGKAWNALFWCNHDQPRIVSRFGNEEQWHQESAKMLAMLLHGLQGTPYIYQGEEFGMTNPNFTTIEQYRDVESLNAYAELQEKGIDETLIMQILAQKSRDNSRTPMQWDDSAQAGFTTGEPWIDVAKNYLKINAKSALADKNSVFYTYKNLIALRKKLPILTEGDYQDLAPEHPLLWCYQRQTLDEKLLVLANLSEVEQIFELPPAWCHKEVICLMNNYGDYRIENRQVTLMPYQAVYLHQ, encoded by the coding sequence ATGAGTAATAAAAATTGGTGGCAAAATGGGGTTATCTACCAAATCTATCCAAAATCTTTCCAAGATACAACGGGAAGTGGAACTGGCGATATTCAGGGAATTATTAAGCGTTTAGATTATTTAAAAGAATTGGGTGTTGATGGGCTTTGGATTACACCGATGTATGTTTCGCCACAAATTGATAATGGTTATGACATCGCTAATTATCGTGATATAGATCCGAGTTATGGCTGTATGGCTGATTTTGAACAGTTAATTGCACAAGCGCATCAACGAGGCATCAAAATTGTGATGGATATGGTGTTTAATCATAGCTCAACTTTCCATCGATGGTTTGTTGAGGGTGAGGACCCAAATAGCGAATATCACGACTATTATATTTGGCGTGAGAGCCTAACCAATTGGAAGTCAAAATTTGGCGGTTCAGCATGGAAATGGTCTGACAAAGCACAAAAATATTATTTGCATTTATTTGCACCCGAGCAGGCGGATTTAAATTGGGAGAACTCAAAATTACGAGAAGAACTATTCGACATTTGTAAGTTTTGGGCAGAGAAAGGTATTGATGGCTTGCGCTTAGATGTGGTGAATTTAATTTCAAAACCTGAACAATTTGAAGATGATCCCGAAGGGGATGGGCGTCGTTTTTATACGGATGGACCGAAAATTCACCAATATTTACAGTTATTAAATCAACGTGCACTCACTCCTTATGGCTTAATGACGGTTGGAGAGATGTCTTCGACGACCTTAGAAAACTGTCAAAAATATGCCAATTTAGCAGGCACAGAACTCTCGATGACTTTTAATTTTCATCATTTGAAAGTCGATTATCCAAATGGGGAAAAATGGACTTATGCTCAACCTGATTATGTGCAATTGAAATCTATTTTTAACTATTGGCAACAAGGTATGTATGGCAAAGCTTGGAATGCCTTGTTCTGGTGTAATCATGACCAACCGCGTATTGTGTCACGCTTTGGTAATGAAGAACAATGGCATCAAGAGTCAGCAAAAATGCTAGCTATGTTATTACACGGCTTGCAAGGAACGCCTTATATTTACCAAGGTGAAGAATTTGGTATGACAAATCCAAATTTCACTACTATTGAGCAATATCGTGATGTAGAAAGTTTAAATGCTTATGCAGAATTACAGGAAAAAGGCATTGATGAAACATTAATTATGCAAATTTTGGCACAAAAGTCTCGTGATAATAGCCGAACACCAATGCAGTGGGATGACTCGGCACAAGCTGGATTTACAACAGGTGAGCCTTGGATTGATGTGGCAAAAAACTATTTAAAAATCAATGCAAAATCTGCCTTAGCTGACAAAAATTCAGTGTTTTATACCTATAAAAATTTGATCGCATTACGTAAGAAATTGCCGATTTTAACAGAGGGTGATTATCAAGATTTAGCCCCTGAACATCCCTTATTGTGGTGTTATCAACGCCAGACTTTAGATGAAAAATTGCTTGTATTGGCTAATTTAAGTGAAGTAGAACAGATATTTGAATTACCTCCAGCGTGGTGTCATAAGGAAGTCATATGTTTGATGAATAATTATGGAGACTATAGAATTGAAAATAGGCAAGTTACGTTAATGCCTTACCAAGCAGTCTATCTTCATCAATAA
- a CDS encoding MmcQ/YjbR family DNA-binding protein: MLTREAILKYIERKYAIRPDYPWQDKPCYAVFRHPHNHKWFALILTVPAISLGLAETEQIDIINLKCEPAVIDSLRQSEAIFPAYHMNKRHWFSLRLNSPFPQQQLYHLIDWSFDLTR, encoded by the coding sequence ATGTTAACTCGCGAAGCTATTTTAAAATACATTGAACGAAAATATGCTATTCGTCCTGATTATCCTTGGCAAGATAAACCTTGTTATGCTGTATTCCGACATCCACATAACCATAAATGGTTTGCTTTGATTTTAACTGTGCCAGCAATAAGTTTAGGTTTAGCAGAGACAGAACAAATCGATATTATTAATTTAAAATGTGAGCCAGCTGTCATTGATAGTTTACGCCAAAGTGAGGCTATTTTTCCTGCCTATCATATGAATAAAAGACATTGGTTTAGCTTACGTCTTAATAGTCCTTTTCCGCAACAACAACTTTATCATTTAATCGACTGGAGTTTTGATTTAACTCGTTAA